In a single window of the Helicobacter felis ATCC 49179 genome:
- a CDS encoding CiaD-like domain-containing protein: MELKNIIAQTLDEIGQKDPKPKTATEAKPSVCMSQEEQAFLRDLEQKTLVLFEGLRAHQIKDLPTKLDLVLNYLQYQLFVVQERLKVYQQD, translated from the coding sequence ATGGAATTAAAAAATATTATTGCACAGACTTTAGATGAAATCGGGCAAAAAGACCCCAAGCCCAAGACGGCAACTGAAGCCAAGCCCTCTGTGTGTATGTCCCAAGAAGAACAAGCCTTTTTAAGAGACCTTGAGCAAAAGACTTTGGTATTATTTGAGGGTCTTAGAGCCCATCAGATCAAGGATTTACCCACTAAACTCGATTTGGTGCTTAACTATTTGCAATACCAACTTTTTGTCGTGCAAGAAAGACTGAAAGTTTACCAACAGGATTAA
- the arsR gene encoding acid response regulator transcription factor ArsR — MIKILMIEDDVELAEILSEFFHQHGITIVNYDEPYTGISAATTQPYDLLLLDLTLPNLDGLEVCRKISKQRDIPIIISSARNDIDDKIKALEYGADDYIPKPYDPKELLARIQSLLRRYNKKPISESEDTSKSHLFRIDKDAREVYMHNKKLDLTRAEYEILTLLISKKGYVFSRESIAIESESINPESSNKSIDVIIGRLRSKIEDDPKKPKYIISVRGVGYKLEY, encoded by the coding sequence GTGATCAAAATCTTAATGATAGAGGATGATGTTGAACTTGCTGAAATTTTGAGCGAGTTTTTTCATCAACATGGCATTACGATTGTGAATTATGATGAACCCTATACAGGCATTAGTGCAGCCACAACCCAACCCTACGATCTTTTGCTATTGGATTTGACTTTGCCTAACTTAGATGGCTTAGAAGTGTGCCGTAAGATTTCCAAACAAAGGGACATCCCCATCATTATCTCCTCAGCCCGCAATGATATTGATGACAAGATTAAAGCGCTTGAATATGGAGCGGATGATTATATCCCAAAACCCTACGATCCCAAAGAGCTTTTGGCGCGAATCCAATCTCTTTTGAGACGCTATAATAAAAAACCTATCTCTGAAAGTGAGGACACTTCCAAAAGCCATCTTTTTAGAATTGATAAAGATGCTAGAGAAGTCTATATGCATAATAAAAAACTCGATTTGACTCGTGCAGAATACGAAATTTTAACCCTATTGATCAGTAAAAAGGGCTATGTTTTTTCTAGAGAATCGATTGCCATCGAATCTGAATCCATCAATCCAGAGAGCTCTAATAAGAGTATTGATGTTATTATTGGGCGCTTGCGCTCTAAGATTGAAGACGATCCTAAAAAGCCCAAGTATATTATTTCTGTACGAGGGGTGGGCTATAAACTAGAATATTAG
- a CDS encoding ArsS family sensor histidine kinase codes for MTLSIFSKIVFLFVISLSSFGAFSYYFIRSQIDHENFQNQIRHQQFVTTINQVLADQHNRYSAEVYLHELGFQEITQEELREVLAAQNEKIERDDNPLASILKVGNMIFISLKGNGGTVLYHEIQKTSYHNYYFAMFVGGFLITMIFVFVLRGFMPINELRKKVHLFSNGEMDIECKIAQQDEIGDLASAFDSAIKKIKGLNESRILFLRAIMHELRTPITKGIIVAEMVDNKIQKERLVRTFQRLNALIEQFARIEQLSSKNYKVIKEIFTMEELLERVKNMLLLDHNSTSICAAVSNCTFQTDFELFALVFKNLLDNALKYSPNKQAKVAILGKNLVISNEGQPMREDLAHYFKPYFQHKHQSEAHGFGLGMYIIKTALDTLGFVLTYDYQKGMNVFSIHDCIMREFSPLFTPPPPHKKTVK; via the coding sequence ATCACTTTGTCTATCTTTAGCAAGATTGTTTTTTTATTTGTCATCTCTCTATCAAGCTTTGGGGCGTTTTCTTATTATTTTATTCGTTCCCAAATCGATCATGAAAACTTCCAAAATCAAATCCGCCACCAACAATTTGTAACCACTATCAATCAAGTCTTGGCCGACCAGCACAACCGCTACTCCGCTGAGGTGTATTTGCATGAATTAGGGTTTCAAGAAATTACTCAAGAAGAGTTACGCGAAGTATTGGCAGCGCAAAATGAAAAAATTGAGCGTGATGACAATCCCTTGGCGAGCATTCTCAAAGTGGGTAATATGATTTTTATCTCTCTTAAGGGCAACGGAGGGACTGTGCTCTACCATGAGATTCAAAAAACCTCTTATCACAACTATTACTTTGCTATGTTTGTCGGAGGGTTTTTGATTACAATGATCTTCGTATTTGTGTTGCGAGGATTTATGCCTATTAACGAGTTGCGCAAAAAAGTGCATCTCTTTTCCAATGGAGAGATGGATATTGAGTGCAAAATCGCCCAACAAGATGAAATCGGGGATTTGGCTTCTGCTTTTGATAGCGCCATTAAAAAAATCAAGGGACTCAATGAGTCGCGTATTTTATTTTTGCGCGCCATTATGCATGAATTGCGCACTCCCATCACAAAGGGGATCATTGTTGCCGAGATGGTGGATAACAAAATCCAAAAAGAGAGATTGGTGCGGACTTTTCAAAGATTAAATGCCCTCATTGAGCAGTTTGCCCGTATCGAGCAACTCTCCTCTAAAAACTACAAAGTGATTAAGGAAATTTTCACTATGGAGGAACTCTTAGAGCGGGTAAAAAATATGCTATTACTGGATCACAACAGCACCTCCATATGCGCGGCAGTGTCTAACTGCACTTTTCAAACAGATTTTGAACTCTTTGCCCTTGTTTTTAAGAATTTGCTAGACAATGCGCTCAAATACAGCCCCAACAAGCAAGCTAAAGTCGCCATTTTAGGGAAAAACCTTGTGATCTCCAATGAGGGGCAACCTATGAGAGAAGATTTAGCCCATTATTTTAAACCCTATTTTCAGCACAAACACCAAAGTGAAGCGCATGGTTTTGGTCTAGGTATGTATATTATCAAAACCGCCCTAGACACTTTGGGTTTTGTGTTGACTTATGATTATCAAAAGGGAATGAATGTATTTAGTATCCATGATTGCATTATGCGAGAGTTTTCTCCCCTTTTCACCCCCCCCCCCCCTCACAAAAAAACAGTAAAATAA
- the hemB gene encoding porphobilinogen synthase, with protein sequence MFKRLRRLRSSQVLRDLVCETRLHIHDFIAPLFVREGEGKTPIASMPGVFQMGLDSLLEECAQLQNMGVRAILLFGLPAYKDSKGSSALNENHPVAKATRAIKARFPDLYVIADLCFCEYTDHGHCGVLDSHQCLDNDASLEILAQQALILATSGVDMLAPSAMLDGMVSTLRHALDSHGFTTLPIMSYSSKFASSYYGPFRDAAQSAPEFGDRKGYQMNPANRREAILESLNDSSEGADILMVKPALAYLDIVRAIKERTLLPLALYNVSGEYAMFKLAQSHNLMDYDRLLLETMTSFKRAGADIIISYHAKEIAQLLQKGF encoded by the coding sequence ATGTTCAAACGCCTAAGACGCTTGCGTTCGAGTCAGGTTTTGCGCGATCTAGTGTGTGAAACACGCCTACATATCCATGATTTTATCGCCCCTCTTTTTGTGCGCGAAGGCGAGGGGAAAACGCCTATTGCCTCTATGCCCGGCGTGTTTCAAATGGGATTAGATAGCCTTTTAGAAGAGTGCGCTCAGTTACAGAATATGGGCGTGCGCGCGATCTTGCTCTTTGGTTTGCCTGCCTATAAAGATTCTAAGGGATCGAGCGCGCTCAATGAAAATCACCCCGTTGCCAAAGCCACACGAGCTATCAAAGCCCGTTTTCCTGACCTCTATGTGATCGCCGATCTGTGTTTTTGCGAATACACCGACCATGGGCATTGTGGGGTTTTAGATTCGCATCAATGCCTAGATAATGACGCTAGCCTAGAGATTCTAGCCCAACAAGCCCTGATTTTAGCCACAAGTGGGGTGGATATGCTAGCTCCTAGTGCTATGCTAGATGGCATGGTGAGCACTTTGCGCCATGCTCTAGATTCTCATGGCTTTACTACTTTGCCCATTATGAGTTATTCGAGCAAATTTGCTAGTAGTTACTATGGTCCTTTTAGAGATGCCGCCCAATCTGCGCCCGAATTTGGCGATCGCAAGGGCTATCAGATGAATCCGGCTAATAGGCGCGAGGCTATTTTAGAAAGTCTAAACGATTCAAGCGAGGGGGCGGATATTTTAATGGTCAAACCCGCCTTAGCTTATTTGGATATTGTGCGTGCGATTAAAGAGCGCACGCTTTTACCCCTTGCCCTCTACAATGTGAGTGGGGAATATGCCATGTTCAAGTTAGCCCAATCCCATAACCTTATGGACTACGACCGCTTGCTCTTAGAAACTATGACAAGTTTTAAGCGCGCGGGAGCAGACATTATTATTAGTTACCACGCCAAAGAAATAGCACAACTCTTACAGAAAGGATTTTAA
- a CDS encoding YebC/PmpR family DNA-binding transcriptional regulator has translation MGRAFEYRRAAKEKRWDKMSKIFPKLAKAITMAAKEGGGDPGSNAKLRTAILNAKAQNMPKDNIEAAIKRANSKEGQLVEVSYEGKANHGVLLFVECMTDNPTRTVANLKSYFNKTPGASMVPNGSLEFMFSRKSVLEGRLEDLKALSLSLEDLELSLIDYGLESLEVEEESFFAIGDYQDFKQLNEGFETLKLPIHKAILQRLPTSPITLSPEALAETEKLLDRIEEDEDVIALYSNIGE, from the coding sequence ATGGGACGGGCTTTTGAATACAGACGCGCAGCAAAGGAAAAACGCTGGGATAAGATGAGTAAGATTTTTCCCAAATTAGCCAAGGCGATCACTATGGCAGCCAAAGAGGGCGGAGGCGATCCAGGTAGCAATGCCAAATTGCGCACGGCCATACTCAACGCCAAAGCCCAAAACATGCCCAAAGATAATATTGAGGCAGCTATCAAGCGCGCCAATAGCAAAGAAGGGCAGTTAGTAGAGGTGAGCTATGAGGGTAAAGCAAATCATGGGGTGTTGCTCTTTGTGGAATGCATGACAGACAACCCCACACGCACGGTGGCTAATCTCAAAAGCTATTTTAATAAAACTCCCGGGGCTAGTATGGTGCCTAATGGATCGCTAGAGTTTATGTTTTCACGCAAAAGTGTCTTAGAGGGGCGTTTAGAGGATTTAAAAGCCCTCTCTCTCTCTTTAGAGGATTTAGAATTGAGCTTGATCGATTACGGACTAGAGAGCTTAGAAGTGGAAGAAGAGAGCTTTTTTGCTATCGGAGACTACCAAGACTTCAAACAACTCAATGAGGGCTTTGAAACCCTAAAACTCCCTATACACAAAGCCATTTTGCAACGCCTCCCCACAAGTCCGATCACTTTAAGTCCTGAGGCTTTAGCAGAAACAGAGAAACTTCTAGATCGCATCGAAGAAGATGAGGATGTGATCGCTCTGTATAGCAATATTGGGGAGTAA
- a CDS encoding citrate/2-methylcitrate synthase, which translates to MDGLAGVVVGSSAICTVGTGEGLNYRGYSIEDLVQRAEFEEVAHLLLVGHLPNQSELCAFKAQLQEFRQLPLVVRQVLEALPISTHPMDVLKAGVVALGCVASEALDFSNQHLKAVQILGALPAILIYWHHYHKHGQKISLRSDANMATYLLEFLRQQPPLEVEIKAMDAMLTLYAEHEFNASTYANRITASTLADIHSCVVTGINTLKGRLHGGANEMAIAFILRFKSVQEALQEVDALFARKEKIMGFGHRIYKQADPRSAVGVELAKELKHLGDPLLFDIALAIRDKVKKEKGLPDNIDFFGGLVYHYMCLERLYYTPLFVMSRAAGWMAHALEQRANNRIIRPRSTYTGEPKRPFVPLKDR; encoded by the coding sequence ATGGATGGTTTAGCAGGCGTTGTCGTGGGCTCTTCGGCAATTTGCACCGTAGGCACGGGCGAGGGGCTTAACTATAGAGGTTATAGCATTGAGGATTTAGTGCAGAGGGCAGAATTTGAAGAAGTCGCCCATCTCTTGCTTGTGGGGCATTTGCCTAACCAATCCGAGCTTTGCGCCTTTAAAGCCCAATTACAAGAGTTTAGGCAACTCCCCCTAGTGGTGCGCCAAGTCTTAGAAGCTCTACCCATTAGCACGCACCCTATGGATGTGCTCAAGGCCGGGGTTGTAGCTTTAGGCTGTGTGGCTAGTGAGGCGTTGGATTTCTCTAATCAACACTTAAAAGCCGTGCAAATTTTAGGCGCTTTACCTGCCATACTCATCTATTGGCATCACTACCACAAACATGGCCAAAAAATATCTCTACGCTCTGATGCAAACATGGCTACTTATCTGCTAGAGTTCTTGCGCCAACAGCCCCCCTTAGAGGTAGAGATCAAGGCGATGGATGCCATGCTTACCCTTTATGCCGAACACGAATTTAATGCTTCCACTTACGCCAATCGCATCACAGCCAGCACTCTCGCAGACATCCATTCCTGCGTAGTTACGGGCATTAATACTTTAAAGGGGCGTTTGCACGGGGGAGCTAATGAGATGGCTATTGCTTTTATTCTGCGTTTTAAAAGTGTGCAAGAGGCCCTGCAAGAAGTCGATGCTCTCTTTGCTAGAAAAGAAAAAATCATGGGCTTTGGGCATCGCATTTATAAGCAAGCCGATCCTAGAAGTGCAGTGGGGGTTGAGTTAGCCAAAGAGCTAAAACATTTGGGCGATCCGCTTCTCTTTGACATCGCCCTAGCTATTAGAGATAAGGTTAAAAAAGAAAAGGGCTTGCCTGATAATATTGATTTCTTTGGGGGGTTAGTTTATCATTATATGTGTTTAGAACGCCTCTATTACACCCCGCTTTTTGTGATGTCTCGCGCGGCCGGATGGATGGCGCATGCCCTAGAGCAACGGGCTAATAACCGCATTATCCGCCCTAGATCTACTTATACCGGCGAGCCCAAACGCCCCTTTGTGCCCCTTAAGGATCGCTAA
- a CDS encoding non-canonical purine NTP pyrophosphatase, producing the protein MQIILSSNNPKKIQELQAILEGMEVKSYRTFLENIEIEENGTSFEQNARIKAQRIYQLLPKMQEDFCVLADDSGLCVSALKGMPGIYSARFASIKEGARDIAQGRFQTPQTPCDDTQNNLKLLACLEELKITQSLASFVCVIAVCAQVGGRFYEQGFRGECKGRVCKSPLNPQAFGYDPLFIPEGYTLSLDRIQEKNAISHRFLALQKARHFLTSLKTN; encoded by the coding sequence ATGCAAATCATTCTCTCTAGCAATAACCCTAAAAAAATACAAGAATTACAAGCTATTTTGGAGGGCATGGAGGTCAAAAGCTACCGCACATTTTTAGAGAATATAGAGATTGAGGAAAATGGGACAAGTTTTGAGCAAAACGCGCGCATCAAGGCTCAAAGAATTTACCAGCTTTTGCCAAAAATGCAGGAAGATTTTTGTGTGCTTGCTGATGATAGCGGGCTTTGTGTGTCCGCTCTAAAGGGCATGCCCGGCATTTATAGCGCGCGCTTTGCCTCAATCAAAGAGGGAGCTAGAGACATCGCTCAAGGGCGTTTTCAAACCCCTCAAACCCCCTGCGATGACACACAAAATAACCTAAAATTACTTGCCTGTTTAGAGGAATTAAAGATCACTCAATCGCTAGCCTCTTTTGTGTGTGTCATAGCCGTGTGCGCGCAAGTTGGAGGGCGATTTTATGAGCAAGGTTTTAGGGGTGAGTGCAAAGGGAGAGTTTGTAAATCCCCGCTTAACCCCCAAGCTTTTGGCTACGATCCTCTATTTATTCCAGAGGGCTACACCTTAAGTCTAGATCGCATTCAAGAAAAAAATGCAATCTCACACCGCTTTTTGGCTTTGCAAAAAGCGCGCCATTTTTTAACATCTCTTAAGACAAATTAA
- a CDS encoding thioredoxin family protein yields the protein MINTITSADYQQKIQQGIVLIDVGASWCPDCRRIEPIMEQLAKDYADRVSFYKVDFDVSEDLKEELAIRRIPTLIFYKNGVEVGDRLVEPGSRGPIENALKALL from the coding sequence ATGATTAACACAATCACAAGCGCAGATTACCAACAAAAAATCCAACAAGGGATTGTTTTGATCGATGTGGGGGCTTCTTGGTGTCCGGATTGCCGCAGAATAGAGCCTATTATGGAGCAGTTGGCCAAAGATTATGCGGATCGGGTGAGTTTTTATAAGGTGGATTTTGATGTGAGTGAAGATCTTAAGGAAGAATTAGCTATCAGACGCATCCCCACCTTGATTTTTTATAAAAATGGTGTGGAGGTAGGAGATCGCTTAGTAGAGCCGGGAAGCCGTGGTCCCATTGAAAACGCGCTAAAAGCACTTTTATAA
- a CDS encoding 4-hydroxy-3-methylbut-2-enyl diphosphate reductase, whose product MQVKMAKNYGFCFGVKRAIEIAQKNKDSLTLGSLIHNPKEIKRLEQDYNVRVQEDVNTIEPHKKVIIRTHGIPKNDLSKLKDKGAQIIDATCPYVIKPQQIVEKMSAKGYQIVIFGDANHPEVKGVISYSSTPPLVVNSLEELQTQKLGKKIALVSQTTKQTPKLLEIASFLIARCAEVRIFNTICNATFDNQEAVRELSQEVDIMVIVGGKTSSNTKQLFHIAKEFCSDSYLVEDFNDLNPEWFSGKKLCGISAGASTPDWIIEKVRVQISQI is encoded by the coding sequence ATGCAAGTGAAAATGGCTAAGAATTATGGCTTTTGTTTTGGGGTGAAGCGCGCCATTGAGATCGCCCAAAAAAATAAAGACAGTCTGACTTTAGGCTCGCTCATCCACAACCCCAAAGAGATCAAGCGCCTAGAACAAGATTACAATGTGCGCGTGCAAGAAGATGTGAACACGATCGAGCCTCATAAAAAGGTCATCATCCGCACGCATGGAATCCCCAAAAACGACCTATCCAAGCTTAAAGACAAGGGCGCACAGATCATTGATGCGACTTGTCCCTATGTGATCAAACCCCAGCAGATCGTAGAAAAAATGAGCGCAAAGGGGTATCAAATTGTGATCTTTGGAGACGCTAACCACCCTGAAGTCAAGGGGGTAATCAGCTATTCGAGCACACCCCCTCTAGTGGTCAACTCTTTAGAGGAATTGCAGACTCAAAAGCTGGGTAAAAAGATCGCCCTAGTCTCCCAAACCACCAAGCAAACCCCCAAACTCTTAGAGATTGCGAGCTTTTTGATTGCACGCTGTGCGGAAGTGCGCATTTTTAACACCATCTGCAACGCCACCTTTGATAACCAGGAAGCGGTCAGAGAACTCAGCCAAGAGGTGGATATTATGGTGATTGTGGGGGGTAAAACCTCTTCAAACACCAAACAGCTTTTTCACATCGCTAAGGAATTTTGTTCGGACAGCTACTTAGTGGAAGATTTTAATGATCTCAATCCAGAGTGGTTTAGCGGTAAAAAGCTTTGTGGAATCAGCGCAGGAGCTTCCACTCCCGATTGGATCATTGAAAAGGTGAGAGTCCAAATTAGTCAAATTTAA
- the aroA gene encoding 3-phosphoshikimate 1-carboxyvinyltransferase — protein MIHIAPAPKFNLTLEHLPADKSLSHRAVIFALLCARPCYVQNFLRGQDCLSTLHMAKTLGLRVQQSTPNTLKLTPPKKFLCFKEPSKPLNCRNSGTTMRLFSGLLASSQFQKNHYILVGDSSLSKRPMGRVITPLQVMGAQIRARANHTLAPLSILSTPLQGMKYTSPIASAQVKSALLLATLQAKDPLIFSEPSLSRDHTERMLKALGAKIQIQDRSVRLEPLNQPLDSFEWSIPADPSSAFYFALAVALVPQSAVLLKNVLLNPTRIEAFKVLEKMGLHVEFHPHSTQIEPVGDIYVKHRPLKALEIKENIPFLIDELPALAVAMSVAKGVSRVQNAQELRVKESDRIATTLSNLAKMGITCQAYADGFSIQGSSLKRPQEPLESFGDHRIALSFAVALLACGGSLRNSACMGVSFPNFIEILRGITSLKEMHASENG, from the coding sequence ATGATACACATCGCCCCTGCACCAAAATTTAATCTCACCTTAGAACACCTACCCGCAGACAAGTCTTTAAGCCATCGCGCCGTGATCTTTGCGCTTTTGTGCGCACGCCCTTGTTATGTGCAAAATTTTCTCAGAGGGCAGGATTGCCTAAGCACACTTCACATGGCTAAAACTCTGGGTCTTAGAGTCCAACAGAGCACCCCCAACACTCTTAAACTCACTCCACCTAAAAAATTTTTATGTTTCAAAGAGCCCTCTAAACCCCTGAATTGCCGCAATTCTGGCACGACTATGCGCCTTTTTAGCGGGTTGCTCGCTAGCAGTCAATTCCAAAAAAACCATTATATCTTGGTGGGCGATTCTTCTTTGAGCAAACGCCCTATGGGACGCGTGATCACCCCCTTGCAGGTGATGGGCGCACAAATCCGCGCACGCGCAAACCACACCCTAGCCCCCTTGAGCATTCTTAGCACGCCTCTGCAGGGCATGAAATACACAAGCCCTATTGCCTCTGCGCAGGTCAAAAGCGCGTTGCTCCTAGCCACTCTGCAGGCCAAAGACCCTCTTATTTTTAGCGAACCCTCTTTGAGCCGCGATCACACCGAACGCATGCTAAAAGCTTTGGGGGCTAAGATACAAATACAAGATCGTAGCGTCCGTTTAGAGCCCCTAAACCAGCCTTTAGATAGTTTTGAGTGGTCTATCCCTGCTGATCCTTCTAGCGCGTTTTATTTTGCCTTAGCGGTGGCTTTAGTGCCCCAAAGCGCGGTGTTGCTTAAAAATGTTTTGCTCAATCCTACACGCATCGAAGCTTTTAAAGTTTTAGAAAAAATGGGCTTGCATGTGGAGTTTCACCCACACAGCACGCAGATTGAGCCTGTGGGAGATATTTATGTTAAACACCGCCCCTTAAAAGCCCTTGAGATCAAAGAAAATATCCCCTTCCTCATTGATGAATTGCCCGCTTTGGCTGTAGCGATGAGTGTGGCTAAGGGGGTGAGTCGTGTACAAAACGCCCAAGAGTTGCGCGTCAAAGAGAGCGATCGCATCGCCACCACTCTAAGTAATTTAGCCAAGATGGGCATCACATGCCAAGCTTATGCGGATGGGTTTAGCATTCAAGGAAGCTCGCTTAAACGCCCCCAAGAGCCCCTAGAGAGTTTTGGAGATCACCGCATCGCCTTAAGTTTTGCAGTGGCGTTATTGGCCTGTGGGGGGAGTTTGCGCAATAGCGCGTGTATGGGGGTTTCTTTTCCCAATTTTATAGAGATTCTAAGAGGTATCACCTCTCTTAAGGAAATGCATGCAAGTGAAAATGGCTAA
- the ytpR gene encoding YtpR family tRNA-binding protein, with protein sequence MLLNTYILQDFLEGALPSVSTLCADLSRIGLEVESVTPFNLPAQVVVGKILECIKHPNAEKLSVCQVDNGKEILQIVCGAKNVKAGQLVALALQRAHLPACNLHIQPSTLRGVQSFGMLCSSVELGLPKLYEGILILDSSLNKDQPLKLGTPLKDLPFFTGTLLDIALTPNRGDCLSVLGVARELSALYKLHLKTPPKLSYSLLEALPTLPQNLPPCALSYGVLHLDTPFLPLGIALTLALQHNLQESWIANLLEYSTYLSGVILQAYPSVPLQVHADTQGFLHTQHAGKNLATIGVYAPTPPQTSPYLLEASFIEPSHLCQSLHKHPQESTPAIMHRTQRGSNPQVQEGLEWLASVLARFYPNARLQVSAPVSTLTPSSLQLSLIEVVQVLGMEVSLDQVRAILEGLGFGVEVAGDALTLHVPPYRHDIEGVHDIAEEILRFVGIDNAPKALLHTAETSSANPHYGRYRFERNLATKALALGFREVVHYLFANKEKLKALGYPTLQENLDLLNPINQDFNTLRTSLIPGLLEANARNKNLGFKSLTLFELGNIYNTEREERASLAFLASGLKTSPHYPHPKGQAWDFYHFAHTLSKVIGAFSLESITSTQDRSYLTTTYHPYQSAWMIQEGRKIGVLGAINPVLVQKEDLLEGFIAEIDRACLHQKPYRAQEFSKLPTSFRDLTLLVDKNCCFANLKQCLLEARIPHLKEVFPLDIYTENAQQIALSLRLKIQSQESLTDTQLQAITQQALGALERDFNAKLK encoded by the coding sequence ATGTTACTCAACACATATATTTTGCAAGATTTCCTAGAGGGCGCACTGCCCAGTGTCTCCACTTTGTGCGCAGATTTGAGTCGTATTGGGCTAGAAGTGGAGAGCGTAACACCTTTTAATCTGCCTGCTCAAGTAGTGGTCGGCAAGATTTTAGAGTGCATAAAACACCCCAATGCCGAAAAACTTAGCGTCTGCCAAGTGGATAATGGTAAAGAGATTTTACAAATTGTCTGCGGGGCGAAGAATGTCAAGGCGGGGCAGTTAGTGGCTTTGGCGTTGCAGAGAGCACATTTACCCGCCTGTAATCTACACATACAGCCTAGCACATTGAGAGGTGTTCAGAGTTTTGGCATGCTCTGCTCTAGTGTTGAGCTAGGTTTGCCTAAGCTCTATGAGGGGATTTTAATTTTAGATAGCAGTTTGAATAAAGATCAGCCCTTAAAACTAGGCACACCTCTTAAAGATTTGCCCTTTTTTACCGGCACGCTTTTAGACATCGCTCTCACGCCCAATCGCGGGGATTGCTTGAGTGTGTTGGGTGTAGCGCGTGAGCTTAGCGCGCTCTATAAACTGCACCTAAAAACTCCCCCAAAACTCTCTTATAGCCTCCTAGAAGCCCTCCCCACTCTCCCCCAAAACCTACCCCCCTGTGCTCTAAGTTATGGCGTGCTCCATTTGGACACGCCCTTTTTACCCCTAGGGATCGCGCTTACTCTAGCTTTACAACATAATTTGCAAGAGAGTTGGATTGCCAATCTTTTAGAATATAGCACCTATCTTAGTGGGGTGATTTTGCAGGCTTACCCGTCTGTACCCTTGCAAGTCCACGCAGATACACAGGGCTTTTTGCACACCCAACACGCTGGCAAGAATCTAGCCACTATTGGGGTGTATGCCCCCACTCCCCCCCAAACCTCCCCCTATTTGCTAGAAGCCAGTTTTATAGAACCCAGCCATTTATGCCAAAGCCTGCACAAACACCCTCAAGAGAGCACCCCTGCTATTATGCACCGCACCCAGCGCGGGAGCAATCCGCAGGTGCAAGAAGGCTTAGAGTGGCTAGCCTCTGTGCTTGCGCGTTTTTACCCTAATGCTAGACTACAGGTGAGCGCGCCGGTGAGCACCTTGACTCCTTCAAGCCTTCAACTCAGCCTTATAGAGGTGGTCCAAGTTTTGGGCATGGAGGTTAGTTTAGATCAAGTGCGCGCAATCTTAGAGGGGCTAGGTTTTGGGGTGGAAGTAGCAGGGGATGCACTCACTCTGCATGTCCCCCCCTACCGCCATGACATTGAGGGCGTGCATGACATCGCCGAGGAGATTTTGCGCTTTGTGGGCATTGACAACGCCCCTAAAGCCCTCCTGCATACTGCAGAAACTAGCAGTGCTAACCCCCACTACGGCCGCTACCGCTTTGAAAGAAATTTGGCTACAAAAGCCCTAGCCTTAGGTTTTAGGGAGGTGGTGCATTATCTCTTTGCTAATAAAGAAAAATTAAAGGCGTTGGGTTATCCCACTTTGCAAGAAAATTTAGACCTACTCAACCCTATCAATCAGGACTTCAACACCCTACGCACTTCTCTAATCCCCGGACTCTTAGAGGCCAATGCGCGCAATAAAAACTTAGGCTTTAAGAGCCTTACCCTTTTTGAGCTAGGGAACATTTATAATACAGAGCGTGAGGAAAGGGCTAGTCTAGCTTTTCTAGCCAGCGGGCTTAAAACTTCCCCCCACTACCCCCATCCTAAGGGGCAGGCTTGGGATTTTTACCACTTTGCACACACGCTCTCTAAGGTGATCGGGGCTTTTAGCCTAGAGTCCATCACTTCCACACAAGATCGCTCCTATTTGACCACCACCTACCACCCCTACCAAAGCGCATGGATGATCCAAGAGGGGCGCAAGATTGGAGTGCTAGGAGCAATTAACCCCGTATTAGTGCAAAAAGAGGACTTGCTAGAAGGCTTTATTGCTGAGATCGATCGCGCGTGCTTGCACCAAAAGCCCTACAGGGCTCAAGAGTTTTCTAAACTTCCTACTAGTTTTAGAGATTTGACCCTTCTTGTAGACAAAAATTGTTGCTTTGCTAATCTCAAGCAATGCCTCTTAGAGGCGCGCATTCCCCATTTAAAAGAGGTGTTCCCCCTAGACATCTATACGGAGAATGCCCAGCAGATCGCCTTAAGTTTGCGCCTTAAAATCCAATCTCAAGAATCTTTGACAGATACCCAATTACAAGCCATCACGCAGCAGGCTTTAGGCGCGCTAGAGCGTGATTTTAACGCCAAACTCAAATGA